A window from Populus trichocarpa isolate Nisqually-1 chromosome 3, P.trichocarpa_v4.1, whole genome shotgun sequence encodes these proteins:
- the LOC7480763 gene encoding uncharacterized protein LOC7480763 yields MFMDPPCNLAPVSGFYSMLSRELDDLDQSFLSHNFISVQFLSKVLSSLQSFHSQLTTLVQELHLPVGEKWLDEYMDESSRLWEACLVLKSGVLAMENHHSSGANIASSLDGYRHHSNAQVSRQVIRAIVGCQREVMVLEEENKRLMETRVEALSLKFEGNFNTVLMIESSWFNAFNGFRGVLHAMRNVNSLLLLILLAGLVYCWPPFWQGAAAFREERQMTFGSALMDSIARLQRRVKNGMDQIGGQSASSAGIMLYEFRQARIAMEELKAELESGGAVECESGMDIQDKVDSLKSCFGLLRCGVETIIGQLDDFFDEIVEGRKKLLGMCSRQPRT; encoded by the exons ATGTTTATGGATCCTCCATGCAACCTTGCTCCTGTCAGTGGCTTCTACAGCATGCTTTCAAGAGAACTTGATGACCTCGATCAGAGCTTCCTATCTCACAACTTCATCTCTGTTCAGTTCCTTTCCAAAGTTCTATCCTCTCTCCAATCTTTCCATTCTCAGCTAACCACTCTGGTTCAAGAACTTCACCTTCCCGTAGGAGAAAAGTGGCTTGACGAGTACATGGATGAAAGCTCCAGGCTCTGGGAAGCCTGTCTCGTACTCAAATCAGGTGTTCTAGCTATGGAAAACCATCACTCCTCCGGTGCCAATATAGCTTCCTCTCTCGATGGTTATCGTCACCATTCGAATGCACAAGTTTCACGTCAG GTTATTCGTGCAATCGTAGGTTGTCAAAGGGAAGTTATGGTGCTGGAAGAGGAGAACAAGAGGTTGATGGAAACAAGAGTTGAAGCGTTGTCACTGAAGTTCGAAGGAAATTTTAATACTGTATTAATGATTGAGTCGAGCTGGTTCAATGCATTCAATGGATTTCGAGGTGTTCTACACGCAATGAGGAATGTTAACTCGTTGCTTCTATTGATCTTGCTTGCTGGGCTAGTGTATTGTTGGCCACCTTTTTGGCAAGGGGCAGCTGCGTTTCGGGAGGAGAGGCAGATGACGTTTGGTTCAGCCTTAATGGATTCAATAGCAAGACTGCAGCGAAGAGTGAAAAACGGAATGGATCAAATTGGTGGGCAATCGGCTTCATCAGCTGGTATCATGCTTTATGAGTTCAGGCAGGCAAGAATTGCAATGGAGGAGCTCAAGGCAGAGCTGGAGAGTGGTGGCGCTGTGGAGTGTGAATCAGGCATGGACATCCAAGACAAGGTTGACAGCTTGAAGAGTTGCTTTGGGTTGCTGAGATGTGGGGTAGAGACCATAATTGGACAGCTTGATGATTTCTTTGATGAAATAGTTGAAGGGAGGAAGAAGCTTTTGGGCATGTGCTCTCGTCAGCCCCGCACGTAA
- the LOC18096622 gene encoding potassium channel AKT2/3, whose translation MAETKFTPYNLHHTSSMRRSWKQEHDSETPHQEEEEDDSPLSLSSLSKIILPPLGVSSFNQNPIESKGWIISPVDSRYRCWGTIMAVLVAYSLWVYPFEVAFLNSSPYRALYIADNVVDLFFSVDIVLTFFVAYIDSRTQLLVRDRRKIARRYLSTWFLMDVASTVPFELLAYLFTGNEKVGLSYSLLGLLRFWRLRRVKQLFTRLEKDIRFSYFWVRCARLLCVTLFLVHCAGCLYYLLADRYPHKGKTWIGAVIPNFRETSLRIRYISAMYWSITTMTTVGYGDLHAQNSMEMIFIIFYMLFNLGLTAYLIGNMTNLVVEGTRRTMEFRNSIEAASNFVSRNRLPPRLKDQILAYMCLRFKAENLNQHQLIEQLPKSICKSICQHLFLPTVEKVYLFKGISRETLLHLVAKIKAEYIPPREDVVMQNEAPDDVYIIVSGEVEIIESHLEKERVVGTLRSGDMFGEVGALCCTPQSHIFRTRTLSQLLRIKTTALIEAKQTNQDDYIAIIKNFLQHCKRLKDLKIGDLTVENGEEEDDPNMAFNLLPTASTGNAAFLEELLKAKLDPDIADSKGRTPLHIAASKGHEECVVVLLRHGCDIHLRDINGNTALWEAISSKHHSIFRILFHYASISDPNAAGDLLCTAAKQNDLMVMKELLKQGLNADSKDRHGKTALQVAMAENHGDMVNLLVMNGAEVAEANTHDFSSTSLNEMLQKREIGHRITVPDVLTANEVLLKRCEGEQECTSCTGKSKGSSSDCIRVSIYRGHPMVRRQTCCVEAGRLIKLPNSLEELKSIAGEKFGFDARNAMVTDEEGSEVDSIEVIRDKDKLYMVEDPTCLIHLDETS comes from the exons ATGGCGGAAACGAAGTTCACTCCATACAATCTTCACCACACCTCTAGCATGAGGAGGAGTTGGAAGCAAGAACATGATTCTGAAACCCCAcaccaagaagaagaagaagatgactcTCCTCTATCTCTCTCAAGCTTGTCAAAGATTATTCTTCCTCCTCTGGGTGTTTCCAGCTTTAACCAGAATCCTATAGAGTCCAAGGGGTGGATAATCTCTCCTGTGGACTCAAGATACAG GTGCTGGGGGACAATTATGGCGGTTTTGGTAGCTTATTCTCTGTGGGTATACCCTTTTGAAGTTGCATTTCTGAACTCCTCGCCGTATAGAGCACTATACATCGCCGACAACGTTGTCGACCTCTTTTTTTCTGTGGACATCGTTCTAACATTCTTCGTTGCTTACATCGACTCAAGAACACAACTACTTGTTCGTGACAGAAGAAAGATTGCTCGGAG GTACCTTTCAACATGGTTTTTGATGGATGTGGCATCCACTGTCCCATTTGAACTACTGGCCTACTTGTTCACAGGCAATGAAAAAGTAGGGCTCTCTTATTCCCTCTTGGGCCTGCTCAGATTTTGGAGACTTCGAAGAGTTAAGCAACTCTTCACTAG ACTTGAGAAGGATATCAGATTTAGCTATTTTTGGGTCCGGTGTGCTAGGCTACTATGT gtGACACTATTTCTTGTGCACTGTGCTGGTTGCCTCTACTACTTGCTAGCTGACAGATACCCGCACAAAGGGAAGACATGGATAGGTGCTGTGATACCAAATTTCAGAGAGACAAGCCTTCGGATCAGATATATTTCAGCTATGTATTGGTCAATCACCACCATGACTACAGTTGGTTATGGTGATCTCCATGCTCAAAACTCCATGGAAATgattttcatcatcttctacATGCTCTTCAACCTTGGTCTAACTGCTTATTTGATCGGTAACATGACAAATCTAGTCGTTGAAGGAACTCGACGTACCATGGAATTT AGGAACAGCATTGAAGCAGCATCAAATTTTGTGAGCAGAAACCGTTTGCCTCCAAGATTAAAGGATCAGATATTGGCATATATGTGCTTGAGATTCAAGGCTGAGAACTTGAACCAGCATCAATTGATTGAACAGCTACCAAAATCCATCTGCAAAAGCATTTGCCAGCATTTGTTTCTGCCTACAGTGGAGAAGGTCTATCTTTTCAAGGGTATCTCAAGGGAAACACTCTTGCACCTG GTTGCGAAGATCAAAGCTGAGTACATCCCACCAAGAGAAGATGTTGTCATGCAAAATGAAGCTCCAGATGATGTTTACATAATTGTATCAGGAGAGGTTGAGATCATCGAATCCCATCTAGAGAAGGAACGAGTTGTTGGGACTTTGCGCTCTGGGGACATGTTTGGAGAAGTGGGTGCGCTTTGTTGCACACCTCAGAGCCATATATTTCGAACGAGAACACTCTCACAGCTCCTGAGGATCAAAACCACAGCTCTTATAGAAGCAAAGCAGACCAATCAAGACGATTACATAGCTATTATAAAGAACTTTCTTCAG CATTGCAAAAGGCTTAAGGATTTGAAGATTGGAGATTTAACTGTTGAgaatggagaagaagaggatgATCCAAACATGGCTTTCAACTTGCTACCTACAGCAAGCACAGGCAATGCTGCTTTTCTTGAAGAACTTCTCAAGGCAAAATTGGATCCTGATATTGCAGACTCCAAAGGAAGAACCCCATTG CACATAGCAGCGTCAAAAGGACATGAAGAGTGTGTGGTGGTGCTCCTTAGGCATGGATGCGATATACACCTGAGAG ATATTAATGGTAATACTGCTTTGTGGGAAGCCATATCATCGAAGCATCATTCCATATTTAGGATTCTCTTTCACTATGCTTCCATTTCTGACCCTAACGCCGCGGGTGATCTCTTATGCACCGCTGCAAAACAAAACGATCTGATGGTGATGAAGGAACTACTGAAACAAGGATTAAATGCCGATTCAAAGGATCGCCATGGAAAAACAGCACTCCAGGTAGCCATGGCAGAGAATCATGGGGACATGGTAAACTTGCTAGTAATGAACGGCGCGGAAGTTGCTGAAGCAAACACTCATGACTTCTCTTCCACGAGCCTCAATGAAATGCTTCAAAAGAGAGAGATCGGACACCGAATTACGGTGCCTGATGTCTTGACTGCTAATGAAGTGCTTTTAAAGAGGTGTGAAGGGGAACAAGAATGCACCTCATGCACTGGTAAATCCAAAGGATCATCATCAGATTGTATTAGGGTGAGCATATACAGAGGACATCCCATGGTTAGGAGACAAACTTGCTGTGTGGAAGCTGGGAGATTGATCAAGTTGCCAAATTCCCTAGAGGAGCTAAAGAGCATTGCAG GTGAAAAGTTTGGATTCGATGCAAGAAATGCCATGGTGACAGATGAAGAAGGTTCAGAGGTTGACTCCATTGAAGTGATTAGAGACAAGGACAAGCTTTACATGGTTGAAGATCCAACTTGCTTAATCCATTTGGATGAAACTAGCTAG